Proteins encoded together in one Porites lutea chromosome 2, jaPorLute2.1, whole genome shotgun sequence window:
- the LOC140928917 gene encoding uncharacterized protein — MKDFLKGQEKDDFVYRRDSDDDDSDDENGEYLVDVYADFECFTKPMNSCSPNPKDSYNYNYQKHEPSGFCFYVKGIVDKKIKPIIYTKTSEDEDISKVFVEKLVEVTKGIYNDFYQKPKPLRLTKEEQKLFEKAVNCHICSRELRNDKVRDHCHFTGQYRGAAHNKCNLMCRKPKVLPVIFHNLQGYDAHLFIKQIARLKGKLNCIPSTEEKYISFSKSIKVETQLPPKEEFYSKLNDEDISDDDYQHAINVWNTFECKTIRDYHNLYLKSDVLLLADVFENFRKTCLKHYKLDPVHYYTSPGLAWDACLKETGQHLQLLNDYDMLMMFERGIRGGITHISKRYAEANNKYMKNFNPKKESTFIQYLDANNLYGWAMSQNLPTHGFKWMKNITKEKVMDILEKANHSMSNLGSKGYIFEVDLEYPPHLWETHNDYPLAPEKIIVNGVEKLICHFKPRKNYVVHYRNLRQYLELVFGKTIENIRKRQNIELVDNRKKAVKLTSKPNFDRVTIFDKNLIAVHMKKTEVYFNKPVYVGQAILDLSKTLMFNFHYTYIKVKYGNNAELLFTDTDSLMYQIKTKDFYKDISPDILTKFDTSDYPTNHESGIPTGVNKKVIGMFKDEVAGKQITHFVGLRPKLYSFKIEEEREVRKCKGIKKNVVKKKIDFDDYVNCLFLDEKQMRSMKIIRSENHDIYSKEVNKVALSNEDDKRIVLDDKFHTLAFR, encoded by the exons ATGAAAGATTTTCTTAAAGGACaggaaaaag ATGATTTTGTTTATAGAAgagatagtgatgatgatgatagtgatgatgaaaATGGAGAGTATTTAGTTGATG tttatgcagattttgaatgcttTACCAAACCAATGAATAGTTGCAGTCCTAATCCAAAAGACTCTTATAATTACAACTACCAAAAacatgaaccatcaggattttgtttttatgtaaagGGAATagtagataaaaaaattaaaccaatcaTTTATACAAAAACTTCTGAAGATGAAGATATATCAAAagtatttgtagaaaaacttgTGGAAGTAACTAAAGGAATTTATAACGATTTTTATCAAAAACCAAAACCTCTTAGACTAACTAAGgaagaacaaaaattatttgAGAAAGCAGTTAACTGTCACATTTGTAGTCGTGAATTAAGAAATGATaaagttagagatcattgtcacTTTACAGGCCAGTATCGTGGagcagcacataacaaatgtaatcttatgtgtCGTAAACCAAAAGTAttaccagttatatttcataatCTTCAAGGTTATGATGCTcatttgtttataaaacaaattgctagattaaaaggaaaattaaactgTATTCCATCTacggaagaaaaatatatttctttttcaaaaagtattaAAGTTG AAACACAACTTCCACCCAAAGAGGAATTCTATTCAAAACTAAATGATGAAGATATAAGCGATGATGATTACCAACACGCTATTAACGTTTGGAAtacttttgaatgtaaaacaatAAGAGATTATCACAATCTTTATCTCAAATCTGATGTATTACTGCTAgcagatgtatttgaaaactttaggaAAACTTGTCTCAAACATTACAAATTAGATCCAGTTCACTATTACACTTCCCCAGGTttagcttgggatgcatgtctaAAAGAAACAGGTCAGCATTTACAGTTATTAAATGATtatgatatgttaatgatgtttgAACGCGGAATACGTGGAGGTATAACTCATATATCAAAAAGATATgcagaagcaaataataaatatatgaaaaattttaatcctAAAAAGGAGTCAACATTTATTCAATATCTCGATGCAAACAATCTATACGGTTGGGCGATGTCTCAAAATCTTCCAACACATGGATTTAAATGgatgaaaaatataacaaaagaaaaggtaatggATATTCTTGAGAAAGCAAATCATAGTATGTCAAATCTTGGGAGTAaaggatatatatttgaagttgatttAGAGTATCCACCTCACCTATGGGAAACACATAATGACTATCCTCTTGCACCTGAGAAGATAATTGTTAATGGTGTTGAAAAActaatttgtcattttaaacccCGAAAAAATTATGTTGTACATTATCGAAATCTTAGACAGTATCTTGAGTTGG TTTTTGGAAAGACAATTGAAAACATAAGGAAGAGACAAAATATAGAACTTGTTGATAATCGTAAAAAAGCTGTCAAGCTAACAAGTAAACCCAACTTTGATAGAGTgacaatatttgataaaaatcttataGCAGTTCATATGAAAAAgacagaagtgtattttaacaaaccagtgtatgttggtcaagcaattctagatttatcaaaaacactTATGTTTAATTTTCATTACACATATATTAAAGTAAAATATGGAAATAACGCAGaattattgtttacagatacgGATTCATTGATGtatcaaattaaaacaaaagatttttataaaGATATAAGTCCTGATATTTTAACCAAGTTTGATACTTCAGATTATCCTACTAATCATGAATCTGGAATACCAACAGgagtaaataaaaaagttataggaatgtttaaagatgaagtagCTGGAAAACAGATAACACATTTTGTTGGATTGCGTCCCAAActttatagttttaaaattgAAGAGGAAAGGGAAGTAAGaaagtgtaaaggaataaagaaaaatgttgtaaaaaagaaaatagattttGATGACTATGTTAATTGTTTATTCTTGGATGAAAAACAAATGAGATCTATGAAGataataagaagtgaaaatCATGATATATATTCGAAAGAAGTAAATAAAGTAGCGTTAAGTAATGAAGATGATAAAAGAATAGTCTTAGATGATAAATTTCATACTTTGGCTTTTagataa
- the LOC140927173 gene encoding creatinase-like: MLAQSSLFRKLGKVVMPVFLRKKHDYFPRTLKLYNGKKCRQLFSSNEMDRRLNRIRSHMEQEGIDACVFTSYYNVYYFSDFLYCSMGRQYCLIVTDETSITITPSVDYGYPWRRTSGDNISYTNWQKDNFYHAVQQQLKSAKTVGLEFPDAGAFLKDFSDALPQAKLVDVADAAMHIRRIKSPEEIEIIRQGSRIAELGAYAAINTIHEGVPEYEVTLSATNTMVREIAKAYPHVDIRDVWSWFQSSVNTDGAHNFPTTRQVQKGDILSLNCFPMIAGNYSALERTLFYHHVPSDRHMELWEVNNKVHKKGLEIVKPGMRCSDVARELNEIYMEHDMLQYRVIGYGHSTGVLTHYYGRDWGLEFLEHVDTVLEPGMVITMEPMIVVPEGQPGAGGYREHDTLIITENGTENTTASFPIGPEQNIVKD, translated from the exons ATGCTTGCGCAATCGTCACTTTTCCGCAAGCTCGGCAAGGTAGTTATGCCGGTGTTTCTGCGAAAAAAACATGACTACTTTCCACGTACGCTGAAACTATACAATGGCAAGAAG TGTAGGCAACTGTTTTCATCCAATGAAATGGATAGGCGACTGAACAGAATCCGCAGTCACATGGAACAGGAAGGCATTGACGCATGCGTGTTTACATCATACTACAACGTGTACTATTTTAGCGATTTCCTTTATTGTTCGATGGGAAGACAATACTGTTTAATCGTTACTGACGAAACGAGCATCACCATTACTCCAT CCGTCGACTATGGATATCCATGGCGACGAACAAGCGGGGATAACATCAGCTATACTAACTGGCAAAAAGATAATTTCTACCACGCAGTTCAACAACAG CTTAAATCTGCAAAAACCGTTGGTTTAGAGTTCCCCGATGCAGGAGCATTCCTCAAAGACTTCTCTGATGCTCTACCACAAGCCAAGCTAGTCGACGTCGCGGATGCAGCGATGCATATACGTCGTATTAAATCCCCGGAGGAAATTGAAATAATCCGCCAGGGATCTCGGATAGCTGAACTTGGGGCATACGCTGCGATAAACACGATTCATGAGGGTGTGCCAGAGTATGAGGTCACTCTTTCTGCAACCAACACCATGGTACGCGAAATAGCTAAGGCATATCCGCACGTTGATATCAGGGATG tttggaGTTGGTTTCAGTCGAGTGTAAACACAGATGGAGCCCATAACTTTCCAACAACTCGCCAAGTGCAAAAAGGAGATATTCTCAGTCTTAATTGCTTTCCTATGATAGCAGG AAACTACTCCGCTTTAGAGCGCACTCTATTCTACCATCACGTGCCTTCGGATCGTCACATGGAACTATGGGAAGTCAACAATAAGGTCCATAAAAAGGGACTAGAGATAGTCAAACCAGGCATGCGCTGTAGCGATGTTGCAAGAGAGCTAAATGAGATCTACATGGAACACGACATGCTGCAGTACCGTGTCATTGGTTATGGTCATTCCACGGGTGTTCTTACTCATTACTACGGGAGGGACTGGGGTCTAGAGTTCCTGGAACACGTGGACACTGTTTTAGAACCAGGCATGGTCATCACCATGGAACCCATGATAGTGGTTCCCGAGGGACAACCCGGAGCGGGCGGGTACAGGGAACATGATACGCTGATAATCACGGAAAATGGAACTGAAAATACAACTGCTTCGTTTCCTATTGGTCCAGAGCAGAATATTGTCAAAGACTGA